The Ranitomeya imitator isolate aRanImi1 chromosome 8, aRanImi1.pri, whole genome shotgun sequence genome window below encodes:
- the UQCRH gene encoding cytochrome b-c1 complex subunit 6, mitochondrial yields MVLEMQKVLAGEPEEEEEEEQELVDPLTTVREHCEQMEKCVKAREQLEMCEARVTSRSHTEEQCTEELFDFLHARDHCVAHKLFKHLK; encoded by the exons ATGGTGCTGGAGATGCAGAAGGTTCTGGCCGGGGAGCCCGAGGAG gaggaagaggaagaacaggagctggtg GATCCGCTGACCACTGTCCGAGAACACTGTGAGCAGATGGAGAAGTGTGTGAAGGCGCGGGAGCAGCTGGAGATGTGCGAGGCGCGGGTGACCTCCCGATCACACACCGAGGAGCAGTGCACGGAGGAGCTGTTTGACTTCTTGCATGCACGGGATCACTGT GTGGCACATAAACTCTTCAAGCACCTGAAGTAG